In the genome of Acidobacteriota bacterium, one region contains:
- the ftsZ gene encoding cell division protein FtsZ: MSSESSIRLVLDEDETTAARIKVIGIGGGGGNAVNRMIDAHLDGVEFIVANTDIQALKLSLAPVKIQLGGKLTGGRGAGSDPDVGRQAALEDTEKILEALDGADMVFVTAGLGGGTGTGAAPVIASLANEIGALTVAVVTKPFQFEGKRRMAQAEQGLKELAEAVDTVITIPNDRLLMVAQNAAFVESFRIADDILRQAVQGISDIITIPGIINRDFADVKTIMHGMGYAIMGTAVATGPHRAVEAARSAISSPLLENTSIDGARGILINISGSSNLMLSEVNEASSVIQAAAHEDANIIFGATLNEEMGDQIKITVIATGFRAEYIQQQKHTPPAAPVITAAASSTTTRMPAGSGAPGAAAAAAGGEDDLDIPAFMRLNSSSTPGQGNPGSSN; the protein is encoded by the coding sequence ATGAGCTCGGAATCCTCCATTCGTCTGGTCCTCGATGAGGACGAAACCACAGCGGCACGAATCAAGGTCATCGGCATCGGTGGCGGCGGCGGCAATGCCGTGAACCGCATGATCGATGCGCACCTCGATGGCGTGGAGTTCATCGTCGCCAACACCGACATTCAGGCGCTCAAGCTGTCACTGGCGCCGGTGAAGATTCAGCTTGGAGGCAAGCTGACGGGCGGGCGCGGTGCCGGCAGCGATCCCGACGTCGGGCGGCAAGCGGCGCTGGAGGATACCGAAAAGATCCTCGAGGCGCTCGACGGCGCCGACATGGTATTTGTCACGGCGGGACTGGGCGGCGGTACGGGCACCGGCGCGGCGCCGGTGATTGCCTCGCTGGCGAATGAGATCGGCGCCTTGACGGTTGCGGTGGTGACGAAGCCGTTTCAATTCGAGGGCAAACGTCGCATGGCACAGGCCGAGCAGGGACTGAAGGAACTGGCCGAAGCGGTGGATACGGTGATCACCATTCCCAACGACCGGCTGTTGATGGTGGCGCAGAATGCGGCGTTTGTGGAATCCTTCCGTATTGCCGATGACATTCTGCGGCAGGCGGTGCAGGGGATCAGCGACATCATCACGATTCCCGGCATCATTAACCGCGATTTCGCCGACGTAAAAACCATCATGCACGGCATGGGCTACGCCATCATGGGCACGGCGGTGGCGACCGGACCCCATCGCGCGGTGGAAGCGGCGCGGTCGGCGATTTCGAGCCCGCTGCTGGAGAACACATCGATCGACGGCGCGCGCGGCATCCTCATCAATATCAGCGGCTCCAGCAACCTGATGCTGTCGGAAGTCAATGAAGCCTCAAGCGTGATTCAGGCGGCGGCACACGAAGATGCCAACATCATTTTTGGCGCCACACTGAATGAGGAGATGGGCGACCAGATCAAGATCACCGTCATCGCCACCGGCTTCCGCGCCGAGTATATTCAGCAGCAGAAACACACGCCGCCGGCAGCACCGGTAATCACTGCAGCGGCTTCGAGCACCACCACGCGCATGCCCGCTGGATCGGGCGCACCCGGGGCGGCGGCTGCGGCCGCAGGGGGCGAGGACGATCTCGATATTCCGGCCTTCATGCGGCTGAACAGCTCCAGCACTCCCGGTCAGGGAAACCCGGGATCATCGAACTGA
- a CDS encoding methionine adenosyltransferase → MSSRTLFTSESVTEGHPDKIADQVSDGVLDAALSEDPQSRVACEALLTTGLIVVAGEVTTRAQIDYQQVAREAVRSVGYTDARFGFDCDTCGVMVSVHQQSGDIAMGVDREGAGDQGMMFGYACDQTPEKMPLPIALARRLTRQLSKVRREGKLEFLRPDGKSQVTIGYEDGRPVRVDAVVISTQHSEEVTTEDLRAAIREHVIDPIVPVEMIDKATKYHINPTGRFVIGGPMGDTGVTGRKIIVDTYGGWGRHGGGAFSGKDPTKVDRSAAYVARYIARNVVAAGLARNCEVQLAYAIGVAEPVSIRVETFGTHTTPEDKISAAVRKCFQLTPKGIIDSLQLRRPIYQKTAAFGHFGLNDPDFTWEREDKVEELQAVIGAREMASAR, encoded by the coding sequence TTGTCGAGCCGCACATTGTTTACTTCCGAATCGGTCACAGAAGGTCACCCCGATAAAATCGCAGATCAGGTCTCCGATGGCGTGCTTGATGCCGCCTTGTCGGAAGATCCGCAAAGCCGCGTTGCCTGCGAGGCTCTGCTCACCACCGGCCTGATTGTGGTAGCGGGCGAGGTCACGACGCGCGCCCAGATCGACTATCAGCAGGTCGCGCGCGAGGCCGTACGCTCGGTGGGCTATACCGACGCCCGCTTTGGTTTCGATTGCGATACCTGCGGCGTGATGGTGAGCGTACATCAACAATCGGGCGACATCGCCATGGGCGTGGACCGCGAGGGGGCGGGCGACCAGGGCATGATGTTCGGCTATGCCTGCGATCAGACGCCAGAGAAAATGCCGCTGCCCATCGCGCTGGCGCGGCGGCTGACGCGGCAGCTCTCGAAAGTGCGGCGCGAGGGCAAGCTCGAGTTCCTGCGTCCGGACGGCAAAAGCCAGGTCACAATTGGGTACGAAGACGGACGTCCCGTACGCGTCGATGCGGTGGTGATCTCGACCCAGCACAGCGAAGAAGTGACGACCGAAGACCTGCGCGCGGCGATCCGCGAGCATGTGATCGACCCGATTGTGCCGGTGGAGATGATCGACAAGGCGACCAAGTACCACATCAACCCGACCGGACGTTTTGTGATTGGCGGGCCGATGGGCGACACCGGCGTGACCGGGCGCAAGATCATCGTCGACACCTATGGTGGTTGGGGACGGCACGGTGGCGGCGCCTTCAGCGGCAAGGACCCGACCAAGGTGGACCGCTCGGCGGCCTATGTGGCGCGCTACATTGCGCGCAACGTGGTTGCCGCAGGTCTGGCGCGGAACTGCGAAGTCCAACTCGCGTACGCGATTGGCGTGGCCGAGCCGGTTTCGATTCGCGTCGAAACCTTTGGGACGCACACCACACCGGAGGATAAAATCAGCGCGGCGGTACGCAAGTGCTTCCAGCTCACGCCCAAGGGCATTATCGACTCCTTGCAGTTACGGCGGCCGATCTACCAGAAGACGGCGGCGTTCGGCCATTTTGGACTGAATGATCCCGACTTCACCTGGGAGCGCGAAGACAAGGTCGAGGAACTGCAGGCGGTGATAGGCGCCCGTGAAATGGCGTCCGCGCGTTAA
- a CDS encoding branched-chain amino acid transaminase yields the protein MALTPSEKIWRNGSMVAWDDARIHVLSHIVSYGSGLFEGLRCYSTAHGPAIFRLRDHMQRLLNSAKVYQMEIGFTRSQLERACVELIRVNHLPQAYIRPIVLRGYGSMGIGIKDGDCPIETYIAAWNWSDYLGGKTVTEGVDARIASWTRLAPNTLPVMAKAAANYMNSQLIKQEALADGYQEGIALDETGHLSEGSGENVFLVREGKLFTPPLSSSVLPGITRDSIIRIAGDMGLEVVQEPLPREALYLADEAFFCGTAVEISPIKSVDHRLVGAGTRGPMTKAIQDRFFALARGESDDIYGWLTPVEAPVGVR from the coding sequence ATGGCGCTAACTCCGAGTGAGAAAATTTGGCGGAACGGCAGCATGGTGGCCTGGGACGACGCCCGCATCCATGTTTTGTCCCACATCGTCAGCTACGGTTCCGGCCTGTTCGAGGGCCTGCGCTGCTACTCGACCGCCCACGGGCCCGCTATTTTCCGCCTCCGCGACCACATGCAGCGGTTGCTGAACTCAGCCAAGGTCTACCAGATGGAAATCGGGTTCACCCGCTCCCAGCTCGAGCGCGCCTGCGTCGAACTGATCCGGGTGAATCACCTGCCCCAGGCCTACATCCGGCCCATCGTCCTGCGCGGTTACGGCAGCATGGGCATCGGCATTAAGGATGGTGACTGCCCGATTGAAACCTATATTGCCGCCTGGAACTGGTCCGATTACCTCGGCGGCAAAACCGTTACTGAAGGCGTGGACGCCCGCATCGCCTCCTGGACGCGATTGGCGCCCAACACCCTCCCGGTCATGGCCAAAGCCGCCGCCAACTACATGAATTCACAGTTGATCAAGCAGGAAGCGCTCGCCGACGGTTACCAGGAAGGCATCGCCCTCGACGAAACCGGCCACCTCAGTGAAGGCAGCGGCGAAAACGTCTTTCTGGTGCGGGAGGGCAAACTCTTTACCCCCCCGCTCAGTTCCTCCGTGCTGCCCGGTATTACCCGCGATTCCATCATCCGCATCGCCGGCGACATGGGGCTGGAGGTCGTGCAAGAGCCGCTGCCGCGCGAAGCCCTTTATCTCGCCGACGAAGCCTTCTTCTGCGGCACAGCGGTCGAAATTTCGCCCATCAAATCCGTCGACCATCGCCTCGTCGGCGCCGGCACCCGCGGTCCCATGACCAAGGCCATCCAGGACCGCTTCTTCGCCCTCGCCCGCGGCGAATCTGACGACATCTACGGCTGGCTCACACCCGTGGAGGCCCCAGTCGGAGTGCGGTAA
- the nuoI gene encoding NADH-quinone oxidoreductase subunit NuoI, with protein MQPAKDLSAIAQGLGVTLKNMFLPPVTEFYPDEPVRFEARFRGVHVQQRDENGLEKCVACFLCAAACPSNCIYIEAAENTAAQRISAGERYAKVYNIDYNRCIFCGYCVEACPTDAITHGHGFELANYDAGSMVYRKEQLLAPLPE; from the coding sequence CTGCAGCCGGCCAAGGATCTGAGCGCCATTGCCCAGGGCCTTGGGGTCACGCTGAAGAACATGTTCCTGCCACCGGTCACGGAGTTTTACCCGGACGAGCCGGTGCGCTTTGAAGCTCGCTTCCGTGGCGTCCACGTGCAGCAGCGGGACGAGAATGGCTTGGAAAAGTGCGTCGCCTGCTTCCTGTGTGCCGCCGCGTGTCCTTCCAACTGCATCTACATAGAAGCAGCGGAAAACACCGCCGCCCAGCGCATCAGTGCAGGCGAACGTTACGCCAAGGTGTACAACATCGATTACAATCGCTGCATCTTTTGCGGCTATTGTGTCGAGGCCTGCCCGACCGACGCCATTACGCATGGACACGGGTTTGAATTGGCCAACTACGACGCCGGGTCCATGGTGTATCGCAAGGAACAATTGCTGGCGCCGCTGCCTGAATAG
- a CDS encoding PIN domain-containing protein: MILPDINLLLYAYNPESRFHREAAAWWLGVMNGAEPVGLAVPVALGFVRLSTQSFAFREPLSVQAATAIVRDWIARHQVSLLHVEASDLSRALALLDACGTPGNLASDAVLAALAIAHDAVVHTADADFTRLKSVKWRNPLAR; the protein is encoded by the coding sequence TTGATTTTGCCGGATATCAATCTCCTGCTGTACGCCTACAATCCGGAATCCCGTTTCCACCGTGAGGCCGCCGCTTGGTGGCTTGGAGTCATGAACGGCGCCGAACCCGTGGGCTTGGCTGTACCGGTGGCGCTGGGATTCGTGAGACTGTCTACCCAGAGCTTTGCCTTCCGCGAACCGCTGTCGGTCCAAGCGGCTACCGCGATAGTGCGCGACTGGATCGCACGCCACCAAGTAAGCCTTCTGCACGTCGAGGCATCGGATCTGTCGCGTGCATTGGCTCTGCTCGACGCCTGCGGAACCCCAGGCAACTTGGCAAGCGATGCTGTCCTGGCCGCGCTCGCTATCGCTCACGACGCCGTCGTCCACACCGCCGACGCCGACTTCACGCGGCTCAAGTCGGTGAAGTGGCGCAATCCGCTGGCGCGCTAG
- a CDS encoding Uma2 family endonuclease — MSTRTLLTLAQFDALPRVEPKKYELSEGELVMTASPRPLHGIVREKLGKSLIIFADAHHLGSVFWEMEFHLSAETVRIPDLSFVTSERMRLQNIDERIQGAPELAIEVVSPSNEPSDLILKAKQYLQTGARLVWIVYPQTQMVYIYRPGERVEIREDGQVLDAPELLPGWSIQLGELFSVSRS, encoded by the coding sequence ATGAGCACGCGAACTCTGCTGACGCTGGCGCAATTCGACGCCCTGCCGCGCGTCGAGCCAAAGAAATATGAGCTCAGCGAGGGAGAGCTGGTCATGACGGCGTCACCACGGCCGCTGCACGGCATTGTGCGGGAGAAATTGGGGAAGTCGCTAATCATTTTTGCCGACGCTCACCATCTCGGCAGCGTTTTTTGGGAGATGGAGTTCCATCTGAGTGCCGAGACCGTCCGCATTCCCGATCTGTCGTTTGTAACCTCCGAGCGCATGCGACTACAAAACATAGACGAGCGCATTCAGGGTGCGCCGGAACTCGCCATCGAGGTCGTGTCGCCTTCTAACGAACCTAGCGATTTGATCCTCAAAGCCAAACAGTACCTGCAAACTGGCGCCAGGCTGGTCTGGATTGTGTACCCGCAAACCCAAATGGTCTACATTTATCGCCCGGGCGAGCGGGTCGAGATTCGCGAAGACGGCCAAGTGCTCGACGCGCCTGAGTTGCTGCCCGGCTGGTCCATCCAATTAGGCGAGCTGTTCAGTGTTTCCCGGAGCTAG
- a CDS encoding antitoxin, producing the protein MDADVLRLLQDEMHRTRSSFKQSLNQAVRRALTVGQPRKSEAFVLRPGPRGLRPGIDDTRLGQFADQLEDKALVERMRRAEAAAAAIQERATKKRRGRS; encoded by the coding sequence TTGGATGCGGACGTGCTGCGCCTGTTGCAGGACGAAATGCATCGAACGCGCAGCAGCTTTAAGCAGAGCCTGAATCAGGCCGTGCGGCGCGCACTGACTGTAGGACAGCCCCGCAAGTCAGAGGCCTTTGTGTTGCGCCCGGGCCCCCGGGGTTTGCGGCCCGGAATCGACGATACCCGGCTGGGGCAGTTCGCCGACCAACTGGAAGACAAAGCCCTGGTGGAGCGCATGCGCCGAGCCGAAGCGGCTGCGGCGGCAATTCAGGAGCGGGCCACGAAAAAGCGACGGGGCCGGTCTTGA
- a CDS encoding TldD/PmbA family protein has product MSLRLKPEYARELLQQAQKAAPTGTALELLLEESSSELTRFANNAIHQHMADASLTLSLRAQIEGRTARATSHRNDATGIADLVARTLSLTRSQAQDAELLPMAAPAAIEPVSRWDDATAALTPAQRADAVAGMVEVARKEGLTAAGICSSQHDATAIVNTNGVEDFYRSTGAQFSVTMLRGLSSGWAKGGSVRWSDLDPVAGARIAAAKALASVNPTEVPAGRYTVILEPAAVLDLLGFVMWDFSARQILEQSSFLSGRMGQKLFGDNVTITDNCRDPLQTGAPFDGEGVPRQRVVLVENGWVRNLVYSRQSAAEWKRRHPEDPAPAPTGHGLPLPNPYGEFPLNVVFAGGDVPVERMIGETERGILVTRLWYIREVDPYQKILTGMTRDGTFLIENGKLAHGVRNFRFNQNMIELLNSIEAMSPSVRASGEESFDMVVPALKVRGFNFTEVTKF; this is encoded by the coding sequence ATGAGCTTGCGTCTGAAGCCCGAGTATGCCCGCGAGCTGCTGCAACAGGCGCAGAAGGCCGCACCGACGGGTACGGCGCTGGAGCTGCTGCTGGAAGAGTCAAGTTCGGAGCTGACGCGCTTCGCCAACAACGCCATTCATCAACACATGGCGGATGCCAGCCTGACGCTGTCGCTGCGGGCGCAGATCGAAGGCCGCACGGCACGCGCCACGTCGCACCGAAACGACGCCACCGGCATCGCCGACCTGGTAGCCCGCACACTGAGCCTGACGCGGTCGCAGGCGCAGGATGCGGAGTTGCTGCCGATGGCGGCGCCGGCGGCGATCGAGCCGGTAAGCCGATGGGACGATGCGACGGCGGCACTCACGCCCGCACAGCGTGCCGATGCCGTAGCCGGCATGGTCGAGGTGGCGCGTAAAGAGGGCCTAACCGCGGCGGGCATTTGCTCGAGCCAGCACGATGCCACGGCCATCGTCAACACCAACGGCGTTGAGGATTTCTATCGTTCCACCGGCGCGCAGTTTTCCGTGACGATGCTGCGAGGCTTGAGCAGCGGCTGGGCGAAAGGCGGCTCGGTGCGCTGGAGCGATCTCGATCCGGTCGCCGGCGCGCGCATCGCGGCCGCGAAGGCACTGGCGAGCGTGAACCCGACGGAAGTTCCCGCTGGCCGCTACACGGTAATTCTCGAGCCGGCGGCGGTATTGGATTTGCTCGGCTTTGTGATGTGGGATTTCAGCGCACGGCAAATTCTCGAGCAAAGCAGCTTCTTAAGCGGCCGGATGGGCCAAAAACTGTTCGGCGACAACGTGACCATCACGGATAATTGCCGGGATCCGCTGCAGACCGGCGCGCCGTTTGATGGCGAAGGCGTGCCACGGCAGCGCGTGGTGTTAGTGGAGAACGGCTGGGTGCGCAACCTGGTTTACTCGCGCCAGTCGGCGGCGGAATGGAAGCGGCGGCATCCAGAAGATCCAGCACCCGCACCAACCGGCCATGGCTTGCCGCTGCCGAACCCCTACGGAGAGTTTCCGCTGAATGTGGTATTCGCCGGCGGAGACGTTCCAGTCGAGCGCATGATCGGCGAGACCGAGCGCGGCATTCTGGTCACACGGCTGTGGTACATCCGAGAAGTCGATCCGTACCAGAAGATTCTGACCGGCATGACCCGCGACGGAACCTTCCTGATCGAGAACGGCAAGCTGGCGCACGGCGTGCGCAATTTCCGCTTCAACCAGAACATGATCGAATTGCTCAATTCGATTGAAGCGATGAGCCCCTCGGTGCGCGCCAGCGGCGAGGAATCGTTTGATATGGTCGTGCCCGCACTCAAGGTGCGGGGCTTCAACTTCACCGAAGTGACGAAATTTTAG
- a CDS encoding glycosyltransferase family 2 protein — protein sequence MIVSIIIPVYNEIGTLAQVLQQVLAAPLPPGCDREILVVDGGSTDGSRAFLTSIAHPGIKTILYASNGRPPFGKGTAIRVALDQVRGECVLIQDADLEYDPADYSRLFGPMISGQAEVVFGSRFLNGCRRQELGMSSGSWLANRILSGTANILYRAGLSDEATAYKVFRTELLRSLQLRCRRFEFCPEVTAKLCRRGIRIHEVPVQYHARSRASGKKIRARDGCVALWTLLRYRVGN from the coding sequence ATGATCGTCTCCATTATCATTCCGGTTTACAACGAGATCGGAACCCTAGCGCAGGTTCTCCAGCAGGTACTCGCTGCACCCTTGCCTCCCGGCTGCGACCGCGAAATTCTCGTCGTCGATGGCGGCTCGACCGACGGCTCCCGCGCCTTCCTGACGTCCATCGCGCACCCAGGCATCAAGACGATTCTCTATGCCAGCAACGGGCGTCCTCCCTTTGGCAAGGGCACGGCCATTCGGGTCGCGCTGGATCAGGTGCGCGGCGAGTGCGTGCTCATTCAGGATGCTGACCTGGAATACGATCCCGCCGACTACTCCCGGCTCTTTGGCCCCATGATCAGCGGCCAAGCCGAGGTCGTCTTCGGTTCCCGATTTCTGAATGGCTGCAGGCGGCAAGAGCTCGGCATGAGCTCCGGCTCTTGGCTTGCCAACCGCATTTTGTCTGGAACCGCCAACATTCTCTACCGCGCCGGCCTCAGCGATGAGGCGACGGCTTACAAGGTCTTCCGCACGGAGCTGCTGCGCAGCCTCCAGCTGCGCTGCCGGCGCTTCGAGTTCTGCCCGGAAGTGACCGCAAAGCTCTGCCGCCGCGGCATCCGCATTCACGAAGTGCCCGTTCAGTATCATGCCCGCAGCCGCGCCTCGGGCAAAAAGATCCGTGCCCGTGACGGTTGCGTGGCGCTATGGACGCTGCTGCGCTACCGGGTCGGAAACTAG
- a CDS encoding TldD/PmbA family protein, with translation MDEIGQLALDAVVSGGASYADARVGEQRHRSLITKNGKLGHAADSEAQAIGVRVLLHGAWGFAASDDCSREAVIATAERALAIARASARVKQAEVRLAPEPAHQATWIAPCRRDPFAVSVDENLALLLAIDKELRAVKGVTLAEAQMNFIRQKQLFLSSEGSRIEQTRVLSGAGYTALAFAEGEIQKRSYPNSFGGQYQLKGYELIQELKLLENAQRVGEEAVALHKAKQCPQAVGTLILDSSQLGLQVHESIGHPIELDRVLGTEANFAGMSFLTLDQLGKLRYGSPVVNVVADARLEHGPGLGTFAFDDEGVAAQRTNIITAGEFTGYITSRETAAQIGQPRSNGCMRAEAVNRLPLIRMTNISIEPGPRPLSPEELIADTDSGFYMETNRSWSIDDKRYNFQFGTEIGWEIKHGKKVRMLKNPSYSGITTEFWNSMDAICSREHWTLWGTPNCGKGQPQQTMGTGHGAAPARFRNIKIGTAYQK, from the coding sequence ATGGATGAGATTGGCCAACTGGCACTGGACGCCGTAGTCAGCGGGGGAGCCAGCTACGCCGATGCGCGGGTGGGCGAGCAGCGGCATCGCAGTCTGATCACCAAAAACGGCAAGCTCGGCCATGCGGCCGACAGCGAAGCGCAGGCCATCGGCGTCCGGGTACTGCTCCATGGCGCCTGGGGCTTCGCGGCCAGCGACGACTGCTCGCGCGAGGCTGTGATCGCAACCGCCGAGCGGGCCCTGGCGATTGCGCGGGCTTCGGCACGGGTCAAGCAGGCAGAAGTGCGGCTGGCGCCGGAACCGGCACACCAGGCCACTTGGATCGCACCTTGCCGGCGTGATCCGTTTGCGGTTAGCGTGGACGAAAACCTCGCGCTGCTGCTGGCCATTGACAAGGAACTGCGCGCCGTGAAGGGCGTGACGCTGGCCGAAGCACAGATGAACTTCATCCGGCAGAAGCAGTTGTTTCTGTCGAGCGAAGGCTCGCGTATCGAGCAAACGCGTGTGCTCAGCGGGGCGGGGTACACGGCGCTCGCGTTTGCGGAGGGCGAGATTCAAAAGCGGTCGTACCCGAACTCGTTTGGTGGGCAATATCAGCTCAAGGGGTACGAACTCATTCAGGAGCTGAAGCTACTGGAAAACGCGCAGCGCGTGGGCGAGGAAGCGGTCGCCCTGCATAAGGCCAAACAGTGCCCGCAGGCGGTGGGCACACTGATTCTGGACAGCTCGCAGCTTGGCTTGCAGGTGCATGAGTCAATCGGGCATCCGATTGAGCTGGACCGTGTTCTGGGCACAGAAGCCAACTTTGCGGGCATGAGCTTTTTGACGCTCGATCAGCTCGGCAAGCTGCGCTACGGCTCGCCTGTGGTCAACGTGGTGGCCGATGCGCGGCTGGAACATGGGCCCGGCCTGGGGACATTCGCGTTTGATGATGAAGGCGTGGCCGCACAGCGGACGAATATTATTACGGCCGGCGAGTTTACCGGCTATATCACCAGCCGCGAGACTGCGGCGCAGATCGGCCAGCCGCGTTCGAATGGTTGCATGCGGGCGGAAGCCGTCAACCGGCTGCCGCTGATCCGGATGACCAACATCAGCATTGAACCGGGGCCGAGGCCGTTAAGCCCGGAGGAGTTAATCGCCGATACCGATTCCGGCTTTTACATGGAGACGAACCGGAGCTGGTCGATTGACGACAAGCGCTACAACTTTCAGTTCGGGACCGAAATCGGATGGGAGATCAAGCACGGTAAAAAGGTGCGGATGCTCAAAAACCCGAGCTATTCGGGCATAACCACGGAATTCTGGAATTCAATGGACGCCATCTGTTCGCGCGAACACTGGACGCTGTGGGGCACGCCCAATTGCGGCAAGGGCCAGCCACAGCAGACCATGGGCACCGGGCACGGGGCTGCGCCGGCGCGCTTCCGCAATATCAAGATCGGGACGGCATACCAGAAATGA
- the nth gene encoding endonuclease III — MPSKRTNPERVRAILKGLAEAYPDAQCALIHHSAWELLVATILSAQCTDVRVNLVTPALFRKYPKLTDVAALNPGQLEPDIRSTGFYRNKAKSIVGAARRIVDTYSGVVPDAMEALLTLPGVARKTANVVLGVWFHKASGIVVDTHVMRISRRLDLTRNEAPEKIERDLQMLIPPQQWIAFSHRVIAHGRQTCLARKPRCASCPIEPLCFSKDKAV, encoded by the coding sequence GTGCCCAGCAAGCGCACAAATCCTGAGCGCGTTCGCGCCATTCTCAAAGGTCTCGCCGAGGCTTACCCGGATGCCCAATGCGCCCTCATCCACCACTCCGCCTGGGAGCTGCTGGTGGCAACCATTCTCTCGGCGCAGTGTACCGATGTGCGTGTCAACCTGGTTACGCCCGCGCTGTTCCGGAAATATCCAAAGCTCACTGATGTCGCCGCCCTCAACCCCGGGCAGTTGGAACCGGACATTCGCAGCACCGGCTTTTACCGCAACAAGGCCAAGTCCATAGTGGGCGCCGCCCGCCGTATTGTTGACACCTACTCGGGCGTCGTTCCCGACGCCATGGAAGCGCTCCTCACCCTCCCCGGCGTCGCCCGCAAAACCGCCAACGTCGTGTTGGGCGTTTGGTTCCACAAGGCCAGCGGCATCGTGGTCGACACCCACGTCATGCGCATCAGCCGCCGTCTCGATCTGACCCGCAACGAAGCTCCTGAAAAAATCGAGCGAGACCTGCAGATGCTGATCCCGCCGCAGCAATGGATCGCCTTCAGCCATCGCGTCATCGCCCACGGCCGTCAAACCTGCCTCGCCCGCAAGCCCCGCTGCGCCTCCTGCCCCATCGAACCCCTCTGCTTCTCGAAAGATAAAGCTGTCTGA
- the rdgB gene encoding RdgB/HAM1 family non-canonical purine NTP pyrophosphatase — protein sequence MTIYLATGNPGKVADFHGIGLPLEMLPNFASLPSIAETGATFEANARLKAEHYSRFTTAMVLADDSGLEVDALQGAPGVYSARFAGKHGDDVANNRLLLQKLEGIPQPQRSARFVCVLALAQLGRPIATFCGTAEGRILDAPRGDGGFGYDPLFYSPATGASFAELPPDRKAQLSHRGAAARAMLEWIGAQQAHKS from the coding sequence ATGACGATTTATCTGGCCACCGGCAATCCCGGCAAGGTCGCCGATTTTCACGGCATCGGCCTGCCGCTCGAGATGCTGCCCAACTTCGCTTCCCTTCCCTCGATTGCAGAAACCGGCGCAACCTTCGAAGCGAATGCCCGCCTCAAGGCCGAACATTACAGCCGCTTCACCACGGCCATGGTTCTCGCCGACGACTCCGGCCTCGAGGTCGATGCCCTCCAGGGCGCCCCGGGCGTTTACTCCGCCCGCTTCGCAGGAAAACATGGCGATGATGTCGCCAACAATCGCCTACTGCTGCAAAAGCTGGAGGGAATCCCTCAGCCGCAGCGTAGCGCGCGTTTCGTTTGTGTCTTGGCGCTGGCGCAACTGGGCCGGCCTATCGCCACGTTTTGCGGCACAGCGGAAGGCCGCATCCTGGACGCCCCGCGCGGCGACGGTGGCTTCGGCTATGATCCTTTGTTCTATTCCCCGGCGACTGGCGCCAGCTTTGCGGAACTGCCGCCCGACCGCAAAGCGCAGCTCAGCCATCGCGGTGCTGCCGCGCGCGCAATGCTAGAGTGGATCGGTGCCCAGCAAGCGCACAAATCCTGA
- a CDS encoding ribonuclease PH, which yields MRIDLRQPDQLRPVRFEPDFLPTAEGSVLVSVGNTRVLCAATLEETVPAFLRGQGKGWVTAEYAMLPRATLTRTPREVTKGRPSGRTLEIQRLIGRALRSVTDMQALGERTLVLDCDVLQADGGTRTASICGAFVALGMALQRLVDAGTLKRLPLRQYLAAISVGMVKGEPVLDLDYQEDSHADVDMNVVMTGDGCYSEIQATAETRPFSDDQARELLRLARVGISQIMMLQDGILHLPLPRLA from the coding sequence GTGCGTATTGACTTGCGACAGCCTGATCAACTGCGTCCGGTTCGCTTCGAACCCGACTTTCTGCCCACCGCCGAAGGCTCGGTCCTGGTCAGCGTAGGCAACACCCGCGTCCTCTGCGCCGCCACGCTCGAGGAAACCGTGCCCGCCTTCCTGCGCGGCCAGGGCAAAGGCTGGGTCACCGCTGAATACGCCATGCTGCCACGCGCCACCCTAACCCGCACACCACGTGAGGTCACCAAGGGGCGGCCCTCGGGACGAACGCTGGAAATTCAGCGTCTGATCGGCCGCGCGCTGCGCTCGGTAACGGATATGCAGGCGCTGGGCGAGCGCACCCTCGTCCTCGATTGCGATGTTCTGCAAGCCGATGGAGGAACGCGCACCGCCTCGATCTGCGGCGCCTTTGTGGCTCTGGGCATGGCTTTGCAGCGCCTCGTCGATGCGGGCACCCTCAAGCGGCTGCCCTTGCGCCAGTACCTGGCGGCCATCAGCGTCGGCATGGTCAAGGGCGAACCCGTACTCGATCTCGATTACCAGGAAGATTCTCACGCCGATGTCGATATGAATGTCGTCATGACCGGCGATGGCTGCTACTCTGAAATCCAGGCGACCGCGGAAACCCGGCCCTTCAGTGATGACCAGGCACGGGAACTGCTGCGCCTCGCCCGCGTCGGCATCAGCCAGATCATGATGCTGCAGGACGGCATCCTGCACCTGCCTTTGCCGCGGTTGGCATGA